TTGAAACATTCATCAGCACATGTGATCACAGCCATCATAGTTCCGGGTAAACACGAAGACAGAGAATCAGATGAAGAGTAGCTTCGTGGCGTATATTGTACTCCTCCAGGGTGCGGCCATTTTCCAGTTGTTTTCCAGCATAGACGAGTCTCTGCTGGTGCACAGGAATGCCCTTCTCAACCCAGATCTTCTCCTTGACACTATCGATGGTATCAAAATTCTCCACATCAAGAGGTAGTGAGGTACCAGTCAACGTGTTGACACGGATTAGCATCCTCCTCCTTTGGATGGGCAGATCGAGGCTGAGAGTGGATTCATCCTGGATGCCGTAATCATTCAGAGTACGCTCGTCTTCAAGCTGCTCCCCATTGAAAACAAAGCGCTGCTGATCTTGGATCTTTGTCTTGACGATGTAGATGGTGTCGGATGGATCAACCTTGATGGTGATCGTCTTGCCGGCGAGGGTCTTGACGAAGATCTCCATCTGTTGAATGAGAGCAAGATTTTGACATAGTGTAGAACAATGGGAGGACACACCACTTGTTGCACTAGTAAGAAATACTTTTGAGATCAATCAGAGTAATAATTAGCAAAAGGGAGGGGATCATTTGGTATAGCCAATTTGAATATTCGAACTAATACCATTATTTATGCTATCAATCACAGTACTCCCAAGTGGAGTGAGATTATAAGCAGAGAATATCTCAACATGAATTTGTCTTTCAGATACGACCCAACAGATTTTCACAGCGAGCACCAGCAGAGATAGA
This DNA window, taken from Triticum aestivum cultivar Chinese Spring unplaced genomic scaffold, IWGSC CS RefSeq v2.1 scaffold230361, whole genome shotgun sequence, encodes the following:
- the LOC123172824 gene encoding polyubiquitin-like, with translation MEIFVKTLAGKTITIKVDPSDTIYIVKTKIQDQQRFVFNGEQLEDERTLNDYGIQDESTLSLDLPIQRRRMLIRVNTLTGTSLPLDVENFDTIDSVKEKIWVEKGIPVHQQRLVYAGKQLENGRTLEEYNIRHEATLHLILCLRVYPEL